TCTCGGGCGGTGAGCAGCAGATGCTCGCCATGGGCCGCGCGCTCATGTCCCAGCCCAAGCTGCTCATGCTGGACGAGCCCTCCATGGGCCTCTCCCCGCTGATGATGCAGAAGATCATGGCGACCATCAAGGAGCTCAAGGCCTCCGGCATGACGATCCTGCTCGTCGAGCAGAACGCCCAGGCGGCGCTCTCGCTCTCCGACACGGCTCACGTCATGGAGATCGGCAAGATCGTGCTCTCCGGCACCGGCCGGGACCTCCTCCACAACGAGGACGTCCGCAAGGCCTACCTCGGCGAGGACTGAGCCGTCCCGTACGCGTGAGGCCCGCCTCCCCTCGGGGGGAGGCGGGCCTCACGCATGTGCGGGGTCTTCCTACTTGCCGCTGTCCTTCTTCTTCGCCTCGGCGTCCTCGATGACCACCTCGGCGACCTGCTGCATGGACATCCGGCGGTCCATGGAGGACTTCTGGATCCAGCGGAACGCGGCCGGCTCCGTGAGCCCGTACTGCGTCTGCAGGATGCTCTTGGCCCGGTCCACCAGCTTGCGGGTCTCCAACCGCTGGGAGAGGTCCTCGACCTCCTTCTCCAGCGCGCGCAGCTCCGCGAAGCGGGAGACGGCCATCTCGATGGCGGGCACCACGTCGCTCTTGCTGAACGGCTTCACGAGGTACGCCATGGCCCCGGCGTCCCGGGCCCGCTCGACGAGGTCGCGCTGCGAGAACGCGGTGAGCATGAGCACGGGGGCGATGGACTCCTCCGCGATCTTCTCGGCGGCGGAGATCCCGTCCAGGACGGGCATCTTCACGTCGAGGATGACGAGATCCGGCCGGTGCTCACGCGCGAGCTCCACGGCCGTCTGGCCGTCGCCGGCCTCGCCGACGACGGAGTAGCCCTCCTCCTCCAGCATCTCTTTCAGGTCCAGGCGGATGAGCGCCTCGTCCTCGGCGATGACGACGCGGGTCGTCAGCGGCGGAACGTGCGACTGGTCGGCGTCGGGCGTGGGCGTCGACTCGTGCTCGGCGGTCACGGGGGGCTCCTTGTTGCAAGGCGATTCAGCTCCCCCGAGCCTACCTAGCTCCTGTATGTTTGTGACACGGAGGGTCTTCGGTATCCTTCGTTTCGAAGGGGCCCCGGTAGCCCAGCGGTAGAGGCAATGGATTCAAAACCCATTCAGCGTCGGTTCGAATCCGACCCGGGGCACTTCTCCTTTAATTTCAAGGTCGCCAAGCAGATTCTGCGATCTTCACTCGTCACGGTGAACGAAACTTCGAATTGCGGCCAACCGGACGAATAGTGGCGATGCTCCCGGACGTGGAGCACAATCCTGCGATACGCGAAGAAGCAGTCCTTCTGTTACGCCGTGGCGTGACCAACAGAGTCGTGGCCGAGCATTTGGGCATCCCTCGAGGCACTGTCGGCTGGTGGCGGCACGAGGACCGCAAACGCCGCGGCGAGGTCTACGTGCAGCCGACCGACTGCCCGCAGTGCACGGGCCGGAAGTTTGATAGGTCCGCGTACGGCTACCTCCTGGGCCTCTATCTCGGCGACGGCCACATCGTCTCGAAGTACAAGCAGCACCACCTGTCCATCTTCTGCGACGCGTCGCGGCCGGGGCTCATCGACGCCGCCGCCGAAGCCATGCACCTCGTCATGCCCCAGCCCAAAGTGGGGCGAAGGCAGCGACAGGGCTGCGTCGAGGTCAAGTCGTACACCTGGCACTGGACATGCCTCTTCCCCCAGCACGGGCCCGGCAAGAAGCACGAGCGGCGGATCGCCCTAGAAGGCTGGCAGCAGGAGATCGTCGACGCGCACCCCTGGGAGTTCCTCCGGGGGCTCATCCACTCCGACGGGTGTCGGGTCACCAACTGGACCGTCCGGAACGGCAAGCGCTACGAGTACCCGCGGTACTTCTTCACCAACAAGTCGGACGACATCCGGAAGCTGTGCACGGACACGCTCACCAAGGTCGGCGTCCGGTGGACGATCCTCGCGCGCGGCAGCGACCCGCTCAACGTGTCCATCGCCCGACGGGAGTCCGTGGCGTTGATGGACGCCCACATCGGGCCCAAGCACTGAGGCGCGGCACTGCTGCCTAGGCTTGCCACCGTGAACGACACGACACATGGCATACGGATCAGACCGGGCGGCCCGGCAGACGCGGTGGACATTCTCGGGATGCTCGACTGCGCCGTGGCCTGGATGAACGCGCGGGGCAATACCGGGCAGTGGGGCACGACGCCGTATTCGCAGCGGCCCGGCGGGGTGGCACGGGTCGAGCGGTACACGACCGAGAACGCGCCCTACGTCGCGGAGTTGGACGGAGTGCCGGTCGGCGCCCTGGTGTTGGACTCCGGGCCGAGCCCGCAGATGCCGATCGCGCCGGCCGGCGAGCCGGAACGGTACGTCCGGCTGCTGGTCTCCGACCGGCGGTACGCGGGGCGGGGGATCGGGGCGGCGCTGCTGGCCCACGCCGCCGAGGAGACCCGGCGGGCGGGTGTGGAGTTGTTGCGGGTGGACTGCTGGGCGGGCGGCGGAGGCGCCCTGGTCGCGTTCTACGAGCGCAACGGTTTCGCCCCCACCGAGCGTTTCCTGTCCGAGGACTGGCCGGGGCAGGTGCTGGCCCGGCGCGTCTGCTGACGGACCCACCCCTCTAGGGGAGGTCGCCGTTGCCGCCGAGGTTGGCGACCAGGAGGCGGAGGGTGTCGATGGTGGCCGCGTACGTGGCGTCGTCGATGCCCTCCCGCATGCGGGCGTGGACCTTGGCGTTGCGGTCGTGGGCGCGGAGGCGGCCCGCCTCGCCGGCTTCGGTGAGGGTGAGGCGGCCGTCGGCCTCCGTGATCCAGCCGCGGGCGGTGAGGTCGGCGTAGAGGGCTTCGAAGTCGGTGTTCTGGTCGTCGAACGGGGCCAGCTTCGCGGTGAGGGCGGGGCGGGTCCATTCCCCGGGGGTGCCGGCCACGTGGTTGAGGGTCCACCAGTGGGGCTGGGTGAGGTTCTCCTCGGCGAGGGCGGCGCGGAGGCCGCCGATGACCAGATCGGCCGCAGCGCGGGTCCAGTAGCCGACGGGCTGGGCGGCGAGCTGCTCCTGGGGGTATTCCTTGATCGTCATGTGAGGACCGTATGAGCTCAGGCTAGGTTGAGGTCAAGGTCGACAACGAAGAGGGGACTCTGTGATGAGTGAGAAGGCCCGGAAGCTGTTCAACGCGCTCGATCTGAACGAGGACGGTGAACTGACCCGGGTGGAGGTGATCTCGGCCCTGCGGTCGAAGGGGCCGACGCTGGCCGCGCGCGGGGATCTGCCGTTCTGGGGCCTCGGGGACGCCGATGCGTCGTCGGCGCTGTTCGATGCGGCTGATGCGAACGGGGACGAGGTGTTGACCCTCGAGGAGTTCACGGCCGTGGTCGACCGGCGCTTCGGCTGGTAGTGCCGGGTGCGGGTGACCGCGTCGGGCCGGTGGGAGCTGCCCGACGCGGTGCGTCTCGTACGTGAGGTGCGGTTGCCGCGGCTGCCGCGGCGGGCGGGTTCAGCGGACCGCGTCGCCGATGTGGTGGACGCGGACGAGGTTGGTGGATCCGCTGACGCCGGGGGGTGAGCCGGCGGTGATGACGACGGTGTCGCCGGGTACGCAGCGGCCGATCCGCAGGAGTTCTTCCTCGACTTGGGCGACCATGGCGTCGGTGGAGTCGACGTGGGGGCCGAGGAAGGTTTCCACGCCCCAGGTGAGGTTGAGCTGGGAGCGGGTGGCGGGGTCGGGGGTGAAGGCGAGGAGCGGGATGGGCGAGCGGTAGCGGGAGAGCCGGCGGACGGTGTCCCCGCTCTGGGTGAAGGCGACGAGGAACTTGGCGTCGAGGAAGTCGCCCACTTCGGCGGCCGCGCGGGCGACGGCCCCGCCCTGGGTGCGGGGCTTGTTGCGGTCGGTCAGGGGCGGCAGGCCCTTGTCGAGGATGTCCTCTTCGGCGGCTTCGACGATGCGGGACATGGTCTGCACGGTTTCGACGGGGTATTTGCCGACGCTGGTCTCGCCGGACAGCATGACGGCGTCGGTGCCGTCGATGACGGCGTTGGCGACGTCGGAGGCCTCGGCGCGGGTGGGCCGGGAGTTCTCGATCATCGAGTCGAGCATCTGGGTCGCGACGATGACGGGCTTGGCGTTGCGCTTGGCGAGCTTGATGGCCCGCTTCTGGACGATCGGGACCTGTTCCAGGGGCATTTCGACGCCGAGGTCGCCTCGGGCGACCATGATCCCGTCGAAGGCGGCGACGATGTCGTCGATGTTCTCGACGGCCTGGGGCTTTTCGATCTTGGCGATGACCGGGAGGCGGCGGTCTTCCTCGTCCATGATGCGGTGGACGTCTTCGATGTCGCGGCCGCTGCGGACGAAGGAGAGGGCGATGACGTCGGCGCCGATGCGCAGGGCCCAGCGGAGGTCTTCGATGTCCTTCTCGGAGAGGGCGGGGACGGAGACGGCCACGCCGGGGAGGTTGAGGCCCTTGTGGTCGGAGACCATGCCGCCTTCGACGACGCGGGTGTGGACGCGGGGGACGTCGACCGCGGTGACTTCGAGGGTGACGCGGCCGTCGTCCACGAGGATGCGCTCGCCGGTGGTGACGTCGGTGGCGAGTCCCTTGTAGGTGGTGCCGCAGGTGTGGCGGTCGCCTTCGTGGTCTTCGACGGTGATGGTGAACTCGTCACCGCGTTCAAGGAGTACGGGTCCTTCGCGGAAGCGGCCGAGCCGGATCTTCGGGCCTTGAAGGTCGGCGAGGATGCCGACGCTGCGGCCGGTCTCGTCGGAGGCCTTGCGTACGCGCTCGTATCGCTCCTCGTGTTCGGCGTAGGTGCCGTGGCTGAGGTTGAAGCGGGCGACGTCCATTCCGGCTTCGACCAGGGCTTTGATCTGGTCGTATGAGTCGGTGGCGGGGCCCAGGGTACATACGATTTTCGCTCGGCGCATGAGGCGAGCGTATTCCCCTACCAGAGAGTAGGTAATCGCTTCCGGGTGTCCACTCAACAACCTTTGAGCAAAAGGTTGTTGACAACTGTTGAATGTGCATGGGGGTGCTCCGATGAGCACCCCCGGGCCCCGTTTTCGTCGGTTCTTCAGAGCTGCGGAGGGGTCATCGTGAACCGGGCGTTCACCTGGGCGTAGACGGTCTGGCGCTGCGGTTCGAGGTCGAGCGGCGGGGGGCCTGCGTCTTCGGCGGCACTGAAGGCCATGGTGCGCATTCCGGCGCCGGGGGCGGCGGGGAAGGGGTTGGCGTTTTCGGCGCCGAGGTCGGCGAGTTCGACGAGGGCGGCGAGGCGGGCGC
Above is a genomic segment from Streptomyces sp. NBC_01233 containing:
- a CDS encoding EF-hand domain-containing protein; amino-acid sequence: MSEKARKLFNALDLNEDGELTRVEVISALRSKGPTLAARGDLPFWGLGDADASSALFDAADANGDEVLTLEEFTAVVDRRFGW
- a CDS encoding MarR family winged helix-turn-helix transcriptional regulator, whose product is MTIKEYPQEQLAAQPVGYWTRAAADLVIGGLRAALAEENLTQPHWWTLNHVAGTPGEWTRPALTAKLAPFDDQNTDFEALYADLTARGWITEADGRLTLTEAGEAGRLRAHDRNAKVHARMREGIDDATYAATIDTLRLLVANLGGNGDLP
- a CDS encoding GNAT family N-acetyltransferase, which codes for MNDTTHGIRIRPGGPADAVDILGMLDCAVAWMNARGNTGQWGTTPYSQRPGGVARVERYTTENAPYVAELDGVPVGALVLDSGPSPQMPIAPAGEPERYVRLLVSDRRYAGRGIGAALLAHAAEETRRAGVELLRVDCWAGGGGALVAFYERNGFAPTERFLSEDWPGQVLARRVC
- a CDS encoding ANTAR domain-containing response regulator, whose translation is MTAEHESTPTPDADQSHVPPLTTRVVIAEDEALIRLDLKEMLEEEGYSVVGEAGDGQTAVELAREHRPDLVILDVKMPVLDGISAAEKIAEESIAPVLMLTAFSQRDLVERARDAGAMAYLVKPFSKSDVVPAIEMAVSRFAELRALEKEVEDLSQRLETRKLVDRAKSILQTQYGLTEPAAFRWIQKSSMDRRMSMQQVAEVVIEDAEAKKKDSGK
- the pyk gene encoding pyruvate kinase; protein product: MRRAKIVCTLGPATDSYDQIKALVEAGMDVARFNLSHGTYAEHEERYERVRKASDETGRSVGILADLQGPKIRLGRFREGPVLLERGDEFTITVEDHEGDRHTCGTTYKGLATDVTTGERILVDDGRVTLEVTAVDVPRVHTRVVEGGMVSDHKGLNLPGVAVSVPALSEKDIEDLRWALRIGADVIALSFVRSGRDIEDVHRIMDEEDRRLPVIAKIEKPQAVENIDDIVAAFDGIMVARGDLGVEMPLEQVPIVQKRAIKLAKRNAKPVIVATQMLDSMIENSRPTRAEASDVANAVIDGTDAVMLSGETSVGKYPVETVQTMSRIVEAAEEDILDKGLPPLTDRNKPRTQGGAVARAAAEVGDFLDAKFLVAFTQSGDTVRRLSRYRSPIPLLAFTPDPATRSQLNLTWGVETFLGPHVDSTDAMVAQVEEELLRIGRCVPGDTVVITAGSPPGVSGSTNLVRVHHIGDAVR
- a CDS encoding helix-turn-helix domain-containing protein, yielding MLPDVEHNPAIREEAVLLLRRGVTNRVVAEHLGIPRGTVGWWRHEDRKRRGEVYVQPTDCPQCTGRKFDRSAYGYLLGLYLGDGHIVSKYKQHHLSIFCDASRPGLIDAAAEAMHLVMPQPKVGRRQRQGCVEVKSYTWHWTCLFPQHGPGKKHERRIALEGWQQEIVDAHPWEFLRGLIHSDGCRVTNWTVRNGKRYEYPRYFFTNKSDDIRKLCTDTLTKVGVRWTILARGSDPLNVSIARRESVALMDAHIGPKH